A genomic segment from Bradyrhizobium sp. ISRA430 encodes:
- the lpxI gene encoding UDP-2,3-diacylglucosamine diphosphatase LpxI (LpxI, functionally equivalent to LpxH, replaces it in LPS biosynthesis in a minority of bacteria.), translating to MTSAAPEIASPVGVVAGGGAMPFAVAESLAARGITPVLFPLRGACDPARVEKFRHRWISVGQLGRAMRLFREEGCRDLIFIGTLVRPSLSEIRFDVKTLRLLGNVIRAFRGGDDHLLSGVGRLLEQDGFRMVGIKDVAPDLLMPEGCITRAWPADNARSDMERGRAVLTALGPFDIGQAAVVIDGHVVAVEDIEGTDALLARVARLREEGRIRAATGRGVLVKAPKSGQDLRFDLPTIGPRTIEGVAAAGLAGIAVIAGNTIAAEPQAMIELADAKYLFVIGLPA from the coding sequence ATGACGTCAGCGGCTCCTGAGATTGCATCTCCTGTCGGCGTCGTCGCCGGCGGCGGTGCCATGCCGTTCGCGGTGGCGGAGTCGCTCGCGGCCCGCGGCATCACGCCGGTGCTGTTTCCGCTGCGCGGCGCCTGCGATCCGGCGCGGGTGGAGAAATTCCGCCATCGCTGGATATCGGTCGGCCAGCTCGGCCGTGCGATGCGGCTGTTTCGCGAGGAGGGCTGCCGCGACCTGATCTTCATCGGCACATTGGTGCGGCCTTCGCTTTCCGAGATCCGGTTCGACGTCAAGACGCTGAGGTTGCTCGGCAACGTCATCCGCGCCTTTCGTGGCGGCGACGATCATCTGTTGTCCGGCGTCGGGCGCCTCCTCGAGCAGGACGGTTTTCGCATGGTCGGCATCAAGGATGTCGCGCCGGATCTGCTGATGCCCGAGGGCTGCATCACGAGGGCCTGGCCGGCCGACAACGCCAGGAGCGACATGGAGCGCGGACGTGCTGTGCTGACCGCGCTCGGTCCATTCGACATCGGCCAGGCGGCGGTGGTGATCGACGGCCATGTCGTGGCGGTCGAGGACATCGAGGGGACCGATGCGCTGCTCGCACGCGTCGCGCGCTTGCGCGAGGAGGGGCGCATCCGTGCGGCGACGGGGCGCGGCGTGCTGGTGAAGGCGCCGAAGAGCGGGCAGGATCTGCGCTTCGACCTGCCGACGATCGGCCCGCGCACCATCGAGGGCGTCGCCGCCGCAGGACTCGCCGGCATCGCTGTCATAGCCGGGAACACCATCGCCGCCGAACCGCAGGCGATGATCGAGCTCGCCGACGCAAAATACCTCTTCGTCATCGGTTTGCCCGCGTGA
- the lpxB gene encoding lipid-A-disaccharide synthase, translating to MMQGRDPTRKIFLIATEESGDRLGSALMKVLRQRLGDAVQFEGVGGRTMAREGLNSLFPIEQLSIVGFAAVVQQLPKILRLIRQTADAVTETAPDALVIIDSPDFTHRVARRVRAKNPAIPIVDYVSPQLWAWRPGRARTMLGYVDHVLGLLPFEPEEYRKLRGPPCSYVGHPLIEQLSSLRPNAEEQRRRDAEPPVLLVLPGSRRSEIRHHLEVFGATLDRLQAEGRAFELMLPTMPHLEATVREGVANWQTKPQIVVGEAERRAAFRIARAALAKSGTVTLELALSGIPMVTAYRVSAAEAFILRRAIRVSSVILANLVIGRDVIPEFLQENCTPEKLTQALSEVLTDSPLRRQQVEAFAQLDTIMSTGNKSPSVLAADIVLATMRKGRASR from the coding sequence GTGATGCAGGGGCGCGATCCAACGCGAAAGATCTTTCTGATCGCGACGGAGGAATCCGGCGACCGGCTAGGCTCGGCGCTGATGAAGGTGTTACGCCAGCGGCTCGGCGATGCCGTGCAGTTCGAGGGCGTCGGCGGCCGCACCATGGCCCGCGAAGGCCTCAACTCGCTGTTTCCGATCGAGCAACTGTCGATCGTCGGCTTCGCCGCGGTGGTGCAGCAATTGCCGAAGATATTGCGGCTGATCCGCCAGACCGCGGATGCCGTGACCGAGACGGCGCCCGATGCGCTCGTGATCATCGACAGCCCGGACTTCACCCATCGCGTCGCCCGCCGCGTGCGTGCGAAGAATCCGGCGATCCCAATCGTCGACTATGTGTCGCCGCAGCTCTGGGCCTGGCGACCGGGGCGTGCGCGCACCATGCTCGGCTATGTCGATCATGTGCTCGGCCTTCTGCCGTTCGAGCCGGAGGAATATCGCAAGCTGCGCGGGCCGCCATGCAGCTATGTCGGCCATCCCCTGATCGAGCAGTTGTCGTCGCTGCGGCCGAATGCGGAGGAGCAGAGGCGCCGCGATGCCGAGCCGCCGGTCCTCCTGGTGCTGCCCGGCAGCCGGCGCAGTGAGATCAGGCATCATCTCGAGGTGTTTGGCGCGACGCTCGATCGGTTGCAGGCCGAAGGGCGCGCATTCGAACTGATGCTGCCGACCATGCCGCATCTGGAAGCGACGGTGCGCGAGGGCGTTGCGAACTGGCAGACTAAACCGCAGATCGTGGTCGGTGAGGCCGAGCGGCGCGCCGCCTTCCGCATCGCGCGCGCGGCGCTAGCGAAATCCGGCACGGTGACTCTCGAGCTGGCTCTGTCGGGCATTCCGATGGTGACGGCCTATCGTGTCAGTGCGGCCGAGGCCTTCATCCTGCGCCGGGCGATCCGCGTCTCCTCGGTGATCCTCGCCAATCTCGTGATCGGCCGGGACGTAATCCCGGAATTCCTGCAGGAGAACTGCACGCCGGAAAAACTCACGCAGGCGCTGTCCGAGGTGCTGACGGATTCGCCGCTGCGCCGGCAGCAGGTCGAAGCCTTCGCGCAGCTCGACACCATCATGTCGACCGGCAATAAATCGCCGAGCGTGCTCGCCGCCGATATCGTTCTTGCGACGATGCGGAAGGGGCGGGCGTCGAGGTAG
- a CDS encoding glutathione S-transferase, whose protein sequence is MARYRLHCVGASGNSFKVALFLNCAGVDWDPVGVDFAGGETRDAVWRAEINEMGEIPVLEIDGLRLSQSGAILSWLAEIHGVFGPANAEERFETARWLLFDNHRFTGNFAAHRVLQSMTAPPPNPDVLAYVRSRVQSAFSIVDKHLVDRSFILGDRPTIVDFSLVGYLYYPVEETGFDLPTAFPAINAWRAHCGLAGLAAAL, encoded by the coding sequence ATGGCGCGATATCGGCTACATTGTGTGGGTGCGTCCGGCAACTCGTTCAAGGTCGCGCTGTTTCTCAACTGCGCCGGGGTCGACTGGGACCCAGTCGGCGTCGATTTTGCCGGTGGTGAGACCCGTGACGCCGTTTGGCGCGCCGAGATCAACGAGATGGGCGAGATCCCGGTGCTCGAAATCGACGGACTGCGCCTGAGCCAGTCGGGTGCGATCCTATCCTGGCTGGCCGAGATCCACGGCGTGTTTGGTCCCGCGAATGCGGAGGAGAGGTTCGAGACGGCGCGCTGGCTGTTGTTCGACAATCACAGGTTCACCGGCAATTTCGCCGCTCACCGGGTGCTGCAATCCATGACGGCGCCGCCGCCGAATCCCGACGTGCTGGCCTATGTGAGGTCGAGGGTTCAGAGCGCCTTCTCGATCGTCGATAAGCATCTCGTCGATCGATCTTTCATCTTGGGCGACCGGCCAACCATCGTCGATTTCTCGCTCGTTGGATATCTGTACTATCCGGTTGAAGAGACAGGTTTCGATCTTCCCACGGCTTTCCCGGCGATCAATGCATGGCGCGCGCATTGCGGCCTTGCCGGGCTGGCGGCCGCCCTATGA
- the gltA gene encoding citrate synthase has protein sequence MDAKPSNKTATLTVGNKNYDLPILSGSVGPDVIDIGKLYGQSGLFTYDPGFTSTASCQSKITYIDGDAGVLEYRGYPIEQLAEHGDFLETCYLLLYGNLPTAAQKKDFDYRVTHHTMVHEQMARFFQGFRRDAHPMAIMVAAVGALAAFYHDSTDINDPKQRMIASMRMIAKIPTLAAMAYKYTVGQPFVYPKNSLGFAENFLNMCFAVPCEDYKVSPVLADALEKIFILHADHEQNASTSTVRIAGSSGANPFACIAAGIACLWGPAHGGANEAALNMLYDIGTVDKIPEFIAKVKDKNSEVRLMGFGHRVYKNYDPRAKIMQKMCHAVLKETGHGNDPMLNVAMELEKIALSDQYFIDRKLYPNVDFYSGITLKAMGFPVSMFTVLFAVARTVGWISQWSEMIEDPHQKIGRPRQLYTGVAKRDYVPIDKR, from the coding sequence ATGGACGCAAAACCAAGCAACAAGACCGCGACGCTGACGGTCGGAAACAAGAACTACGATCTCCCGATCCTCAGCGGCAGCGTCGGGCCTGATGTCATCGATATCGGCAAGCTCTACGGCCAGTCTGGTCTGTTCACCTACGATCCGGGCTTCACCTCCACCGCGAGCTGCCAGTCCAAGATCACCTATATCGACGGCGACGCGGGTGTGCTGGAATACCGCGGCTATCCGATCGAGCAGCTCGCCGAGCATGGCGACTTCCTGGAGACCTGCTATCTCCTCCTCTACGGGAACCTGCCGACAGCCGCACAGAAGAAGGACTTCGACTATCGCGTGACCCATCACACGATGGTGCACGAGCAGATGGCCCGCTTCTTCCAGGGCTTCCGCCGCGACGCCCATCCGATGGCGATCATGGTGGCGGCCGTTGGCGCGCTCGCCGCGTTCTATCACGACTCCACCGACATCAACGATCCGAAGCAGCGCATGATCGCCTCCATGCGCATGATCGCGAAGATCCCGACGCTGGCGGCAATGGCCTACAAGTACACCGTCGGCCAGCCCTTCGTGTATCCGAAGAACTCGCTCGGCTTTGCCGAGAACTTCCTCAACATGTGCTTCGCGGTGCCCTGCGAGGATTACAAGGTCAGCCCGGTGCTCGCCGACGCGCTGGAGAAGATCTTCATCCTGCACGCCGACCATGAGCAGAACGCATCAACCTCGACGGTCCGCATCGCCGGCTCCTCGGGCGCCAACCCGTTCGCCTGCATCGCGGCCGGCATCGCCTGCCTGTGGGGGCCGGCGCATGGCGGCGCCAACGAAGCCGCGCTTAACATGCTCTACGACATCGGAACGGTCGACAAGATTCCGGAATTCATCGCCAAGGTGAAGGACAAGAACAGCGAAGTCCGCCTGATGGGCTTCGGCCACCGCGTCTACAAGAACTACGATCCGCGCGCCAAGATCATGCAGAAGATGTGTCATGCCGTGCTCAAGGAGACCGGCCATGGCAACGATCCGATGCTGAACGTGGCGATGGAGCTCGAGAAAATCGCGCTCAGCGACCAGTACTTCATCGATCGCAAGCTCTACCCGAACGTCGACTTCTATTCGGGCATCACGCTGAAGGCGATGGGCTTCCCGGTCTCGATGTTCACCGTGCTATTCGCCGTCGCCCGCACCGTCGGCTGGATCAGCCAATGGAGCGAGATGATCGAGGATCCCCACCAGAAGATCGGTCGTCCGCGCCAGCTCTACACCGGTGTCGCCAAGCGCGACTACGTGCCGATCGACAAGCGGTAA
- the gltX gene encoding glutamate--tRNA ligase, with product MTDSVVTRFAPSPTGFLHIGGARTALFNWLYAKKHGGKMLLRIEDTDRERSTKEAIEAILDGLKWLELGWDGDVIYQFSRAARHREVAEKLLADGKAYRCYATAEELAAMREKARAEGRTRLYDGLWRDRDPATAPSDVKPTIRLRAPQTGETVIEDQVQGRVVWQNENLDDLVLLRGDGTPTYMLAVVVDDHDMGVTHVIRGDDHLINAARQKQIYDAMGWPLPSMSHIPLIHGPDGSKLSKRHGALGVDAYRAMGYLPAALRNYLVRLGWSHGDQEIFSTEEMIAAFDLSGVGRAAARFDFAKLESLNGHYIRHADDQSLVKMFGDVLDYVPGRGELKAKLNDTTRAQLLKAMPALKERAKTLIELIDGAYFIFADRPLEPDAKAAALLTGENRKLIGQLHSALEKVETWSAASTEAALRTFAEENSLKLGAVAQPLRAALTGRTTSPGIFEVLDVLGRQESLGRLRDQSTT from the coding sequence ATGACCGATTCCGTCGTCACGCGCTTCGCCCCCTCGCCGACCGGCTTCCTCCATATCGGGGGCGCCCGCACGGCGCTGTTCAACTGGCTTTATGCAAAGAAGCACGGCGGCAAGATGCTGCTGCGGATCGAGGACACCGACCGGGAGCGCTCCACCAAGGAGGCGATCGAGGCCATCCTCGACGGCCTCAAATGGCTGGAGCTCGGCTGGGACGGCGACGTCATCTACCAGTTCAGCCGCGCCGCCCGTCATCGCGAGGTCGCCGAGAAGCTGCTCGCCGACGGCAAGGCCTATCGCTGCTACGCCACGGCCGAGGAGCTCGCCGCCATGCGCGAGAAGGCGCGCGCGGAAGGGCGCACCCGCCTCTATGACGGCTTGTGGCGGGACCGCGATCCGGCAACGGCACCAAGTGACGTGAAGCCGACGATCCGGCTGCGCGCGCCGCAGACCGGTGAAACCGTGATCGAGGACCAGGTCCAGGGCCGCGTGGTCTGGCAGAACGAGAACCTCGACGACCTCGTCCTTTTGCGCGGCGATGGCACGCCAACCTACATGCTCGCGGTGGTAGTGGACGACCACGACATGGGCGTCACTCACGTCATCCGCGGCGACGATCACCTGATCAACGCCGCGCGCCAGAAGCAGATCTACGATGCGATGGGCTGGCCGCTGCCGAGCATGTCGCACATCCCCCTGATCCATGGCCCGGACGGCTCGAAGCTGTCCAAGCGCCACGGCGCGCTCGGCGTCGACGCTTACCGGGCCATGGGATATTTGCCCGCCGCGCTTCGCAATTACCTCGTCCGGCTCGGCTGGAGCCATGGCGACCAGGAGATCTTCTCGACCGAGGAGATGATCGCGGCATTCGACCTCTCAGGCGTCGGCCGCGCCGCCGCCCGCTTCGATTTCGCCAAGCTGGAAAGTCTCAACGGCCACTACATCCGCCACGCCGACGATCAATCACTCGTGAAGATGTTCGGGGACGTGCTCGACTACGTGCCAGGCCGGGGCGAGCTTAAGGCCAAGTTAAACGACACCACGCGCGCGCAGTTGCTCAAGGCCATGCCGGCCCTGAAGGAGCGCGCCAAGACTCTGATCGAGCTGATCGACGGCGCCTATTTCATCTTCGCAGACCGGCCGCTCGAGCCCGATGCCAAGGCGGCCGCGCTGCTGACGGGCGAAAACCGAAAGCTGATCGGCCAGCTTCATTCCGCGCTGGAGAAAGTCGAGACGTGGAGCGCTGCCAGCACCGAAGCGGCGCTGCGCACTTTCGCCGAGGAAAATAGTCTCAAGCTGGGCGCGGTCGCCCAGCCGCTGCGGGCAGCGCTGACGGGAAGGACGACGTCACCCGGGATTTTCGAGGTTTTGGACGTCCTGGGGCGCCAGGAAAGCCTCGGCCGACTTAGGGATCAGTCTACGACGTAA
- a CDS encoding glutamine--tRNA ligase/YqeY domain fusion protein, with the protein MSTEPVATEVGRDFIRDIIQADLDQAKYKEIVTRFPPEPNGYLHIGHAKSIALNFGIAQEFPGRCHLRFDDTNPVKEEQEYIDSIQADVHWLGFDWGKNLFFASDYFDRLYEWAEKLIGDGLAYVDDQTQEEIRTSRGTLTEPGKNSPFRGRTVEENLDLFRRMKAGEFPNGARVLRAKIDMASPNINLRDPVMYRILHAHHPRTGDKWCIYPSYDYAHGQSDAIESITHSICTLEFEDHRPLYDWFIEKLPVPSEPHQYEFARLNLTYTLLSKRVLTQLVRDGHVAGWDDPRMPTIAGLKRRGVPPAAVREFVRRIGVAKANSVVDVGMLEFCIREELNRTAQRRMAVLRPLKVVIENYPEGQVEEIEAINHPDDPSAGARKIAFGREIYIERDDFMENPPKKFFRLSPGNEVRLRYAYFIKCTGVIKNEAGEVVELRCTYDPATRGGNAPDGRKVKATMHWLPAATSKPAEIRIYNQLFSNPSPDASNFAADLNPDSLEILSDARIEPSVAESNSTEPMQFERQGYFVRDKDSTPGKPVFSRTIGLRDTFAKEVAKG; encoded by the coding sequence ATGAGCACAGAACCGGTGGCGACTGAGGTTGGGCGCGATTTCATTCGTGACATCATCCAGGCAGACCTCGATCAGGCCAAATACAAGGAGATCGTGACCCGGTTCCCGCCGGAGCCGAACGGCTACCTGCATATCGGCCACGCCAAGTCGATTGCGCTCAACTTCGGCATCGCCCAGGAGTTTCCCGGCCGCTGCCACCTGCGCTTCGACGACACCAATCCGGTCAAGGAAGAGCAGGAATATATCGATTCCATCCAGGCTGACGTGCACTGGCTCGGCTTCGACTGGGGCAAGAACCTGTTCTTTGCCTCGGACTATTTCGACCGCCTGTACGAATGGGCGGAGAAGCTGATCGGCGACGGGCTTGCCTATGTCGACGACCAGACCCAGGAGGAGATCCGCACCTCCCGCGGCACGCTGACCGAGCCCGGCAAGAACTCGCCGTTCCGCGGCCGCACGGTCGAGGAGAATCTCGACCTGTTCCGGCGCATGAAGGCGGGCGAATTCCCGAACGGCGCGCGCGTGCTGCGGGCGAAGATCGACATGGCCTCGCCCAACATCAACCTGCGCGATCCCGTAATGTACCGCATCCTGCATGCGCATCATCCGCGCACGGGCGACAAGTGGTGCATTTATCCGAGCTACGACTACGCGCACGGCCAGTCGGATGCGATCGAGAGCATCACGCACTCGATCTGCACGCTGGAGTTCGAGGATCACCGGCCGCTCTACGACTGGTTCATCGAAAAGCTGCCGGTGCCGTCCGAGCCCCACCAGTACGAGTTCGCGCGGCTGAACCTGACCTACACGCTGCTGTCGAAGCGCGTGCTCACCCAGCTCGTCCGCGACGGCCATGTCGCGGGCTGGGACGATCCGCGCATGCCCACGATCGCCGGCCTGAAGCGACGCGGCGTGCCGCCGGCTGCCGTCAGGGAATTCGTGAGGCGCATTGGCGTCGCAAAGGCCAACAGCGTAGTCGACGTCGGCATGCTCGAATTCTGCATTCGCGAGGAGCTGAACCGGACGGCGCAGCGGCGCATGGCGGTCTTGCGCCCGTTGAAAGTGGTGATCGAGAACTATCCGGAAGGGCAGGTCGAGGAGATCGAGGCGATCAACCATCCCGACGACCCCTCCGCCGGCGCGCGCAAGATCGCGTTCGGCCGCGAGATCTATATCGAGCGCGACGACTTCATGGAGAACCCGCCGAAGAAGTTCTTCCGCCTGTCGCCCGGCAACGAGGTGCGGCTGCGCTACGCCTATTTCATCAAGTGCACCGGCGTCATCAAGAACGAGGCCGGCGAGGTGGTCGAGCTTCGCTGCACCTACGACCCCGCGACCAGGGGCGGTAACGCGCCCGACGGCCGCAAGGTCAAGGCGACGATGCACTGGCTGCCGGCGGCCACATCGAAGCCGGCCGAGATCCGCATCTACAATCAGCTCTTCTCCAATCCGAGCCCGGACGCCTCGAACTTCGCCGCCGACCTCAATCCGGACTCGCTGGAAATCCTCTCTGACGCGCGGATCGAACCGTCGGTCGCGGAGAGCAATTCCACCGAGCCGATGCAGTTCGAGCGGCAGGGCTATTTCGTGCGCGACAAGGACTCCACGCCCGGCAAGCCGGTGTTCTCCAGGACGATAGGTCTGCGCGATACGTTTGCGAAGGAAGTCGCCAAGGGCTGA
- a CDS encoding SgcJ/EcaC family oxidoreductase, which produces MRAEADVVVSAIVTKWSAAFGKLDAGALASLYSKSAFFFGSNPTLYRGRDGVAAYFNSLPRWRSPSVRFSEVAAAQVGPDVINMAAIASFDLGEEAAPLSVKLTWVIVREDGDWKIASHHVSSRAALI; this is translated from the coding sequence ATGCGGGCTGAAGCCGACGTCGTAGTTTCTGCGATTGTGACGAAGTGGTCCGCCGCCTTCGGGAAGCTCGATGCCGGCGCTCTCGCTTCGCTCTATTCGAAGAGCGCCTTCTTCTTCGGCTCCAACCCGACGCTATATCGGGGCAGAGACGGAGTTGCGGCCTATTTCAATAGCCTGCCGCGCTGGCGCTCGCCGAGCGTCCGCTTTTCCGAGGTGGCTGCAGCGCAGGTCGGGCCCGATGTGATCAACATGGCCGCGATCGCCTCGTTCGACCTCGGCGAGGAGGCCGCGCCGCTGTCGGTCAAGCTCACCTGGGTGATCGTGCGCGAAGATGGTGACTGGAAGATCGCGAGCCACCACGTGTCGTCCAGGGCTGCGCTGATCTAA
- a CDS encoding SAM-dependent chlorinase/fluorinase, which translates to MIVLFTDFGLHGPYTGQMKAVLHQMAPGIPAIDLFTDAPMGNPKASAYLLAAYAAWFPPETVFLCVVDPGVGGTRPAIVLEADGRWYVGPGNGLFELVQRRAARTRSWDIDWRPQRLSASFHGRDLFAPVAAMLARGEPPPGQPRGNGGDRRTDWPDDLCEIVYIDHFGNAMTGLRAAVLPPNARLALAGHILERERTFSDRPPGSAFWYENSNGLAEIAVNQGRADRDLGLSTGSPVEIVP; encoded by the coding sequence ATGATCGTTCTGTTCACGGATTTCGGATTGCACGGCCCCTATACGGGCCAGATGAAGGCCGTGCTGCACCAGATGGCGCCTGGCATACCCGCCATCGACCTCTTCACCGATGCGCCCATGGGCAATCCCAAGGCGTCGGCGTACCTCCTGGCGGCTTATGCCGCCTGGTTTCCGCCGGAAACTGTCTTTCTCTGCGTCGTTGATCCCGGCGTCGGCGGGACGCGCCCGGCCATTGTGCTCGAGGCCGACGGCCGGTGGTATGTCGGCCCCGGCAACGGCTTGTTTGAGTTGGTCCAGCGCCGCGCCGCAAGGACGCGCAGTTGGGACATCGACTGGAGGCCGCAGCGCCTCTCGGCCAGCTTTCACGGGCGCGACCTCTTCGCACCGGTCGCAGCCATGCTGGCGCGCGGCGAACCGCCGCCCGGGCAGCCGCGAGGGAATGGCGGGGATCGCCGCACGGACTGGCCCGACGACCTCTGCGAGATCGTTTACATCGACCACTTCGGCAATGCTATGACTGGGTTGAGAGCCGCCGTGCTGCCGCCCAACGCCAGGCTTGCCTTGGCGGGTCACATATTGGAGCGCGAGAGAACCTTCAGCGATCGGCCGCCAGGCTCAGCCTTCTGGTACGAGAACTCGAACGGGCTCGCCGAAATCGCCGTCAACCAGGGCCGTGCGGACCGCGATCTTGGCCTTTCGACCGGGAGCCCGGTCGAGATCGTCCCTTAG
- a CDS encoding phosphoribosylanthranilate isomerase, with amino-acid sequence MLTQVYEISTIEEASAVSAIGVNHIGVLVGDGRFPRELSISAASDIGAAIVPPSRFSALFLTCDLSLIASWARELNPAIVHLGASAELLSPQDVASLKRMLPGIVVMRSIPVFGEESVAIARSYVGIADFLLLDSYRVTDKQIGALGVTHDWGISRRIVDLAPVPVVLAGGLGPDNVAEAIRTVRPAGVDSKTRTDQDGSHAKDLDRVRRFHEAARAAAPP; translated from the coding sequence ATGTTGACCCAGGTTTATGAAATCTCCACCATCGAAGAGGCGTCCGCTGTTTCAGCCATTGGCGTCAATCATATCGGCGTGCTCGTCGGAGACGGCCGATTTCCGCGCGAGCTGTCGATCTCAGCAGCTTCCGATATCGGCGCGGCGATTGTACCGCCATCGAGGTTCTCAGCGCTGTTTCTGACCTGCGATCTCTCCTTGATTGCGTCATGGGCGCGCGAACTCAACCCCGCGATCGTCCATTTGGGTGCCAGCGCCGAATTGCTTTCGCCGCAAGACGTTGCTTCGCTCAAACGCATGTTGCCCGGGATCGTCGTGATGAGAAGCATACCTGTGTTCGGCGAGGAGAGCGTCGCGATTGCCCGCAGCTACGTTGGCATTGCAGACTTTCTGCTTCTCGACAGCTATCGAGTCACGGACAAGCAGATCGGCGCGCTCGGCGTGACGCACGACTGGGGTATCAGCCGCCGGATCGTGGACCTTGCCCCTGTTCCTGTGGTCCTTGCCGGTGGCCTTGGACCGGACAACGTCGCAGAAGCGATCCGAACCGTCCGTCCAGCCGGTGTTGATTCCAAGACGAGAACGGATCAGGACGGATCGCATGCCAAGGACCTGGATCGAGTCCGCCGGTTCCACGAAGCGGCTCGGGCGGCGGCACCGCCATAG
- a CDS encoding CapA family protein, with protein sequence MAEERHLPTGYRKPVRLFLCGDVMCGRGIDQVLAHPCSPEIYEDYMRSAAGYVLLAEQANGPIPRRNGSSYVWGTALDQLESMQPDARIINLETAVTGSNHRANKGINYRMSPENADCLAAAGIDCCLLANNHVLDWGRAGLVETLTTLQKLNIRVAGAGRNDREARAPAVLNLAEARLLIFAFGSPSSGIPFKWVAMSDAPGVNLLPDLSGASASELADQVMAARRPGDLTVVSIHWGSNWGYDIPDEQRIFARALVDKAGVSIVHGHSSHHPRAIEIYRDRLILYGCGDFLNDYEGIRGYERYRDDLALMYFADLDPTSGILHALKLVPMQIKNFRLSIPSRRDIEWIQQTLDRECQPFGTRVIFESEQQLSCVAQRATT encoded by the coding sequence ATGGCCGAGGAACGACATCTGCCAACTGGGTATCGGAAACCGGTGCGGCTCTTCCTATGCGGAGACGTCATGTGCGGCCGCGGCATCGACCAGGTGCTGGCGCATCCCTGTAGCCCCGAGATTTACGAAGATTACATGCGATCGGCGGCGGGCTACGTGCTGCTCGCCGAGCAGGCGAACGGGCCTATTCCGCGGCGCAATGGATCGTCCTACGTCTGGGGCACTGCACTGGACCAATTGGAGTCCATGCAGCCGGACGCGCGGATCATCAATCTCGAAACGGCTGTGACGGGCAGCAACCACCGCGCGAACAAGGGCATCAACTACCGAATGAGCCCCGAGAACGCAGACTGTCTCGCGGCCGCGGGGATCGACTGCTGTCTATTGGCCAACAACCATGTGCTCGATTGGGGCCGCGCCGGCCTGGTAGAGACGCTGACGACTTTGCAGAAGCTCAACATCAGGGTGGCGGGCGCAGGCCGCAATGATCGGGAAGCGCGCGCACCCGCAGTGCTCAACCTCGCCGAGGCCCGGCTCCTGATCTTTGCGTTCGGATCGCCATCGAGCGGAATTCCGTTCAAGTGGGTTGCGATGTCAGACGCTCCGGGCGTCAACCTGCTGCCTGACCTCAGCGGGGCGAGCGCGTCAGAGCTGGCTGACCAGGTCATGGCGGCCAGAAGGCCGGGCGATCTCACGGTGGTGTCGATCCATTGGGGATCCAATTGGGGATATGACATTCCCGATGAGCAGAGGATTTTTGCCCGGGCCCTGGTCGACAAGGCAGGCGTGTCGATCGTTCACGGGCATTCTTCGCATCATCCGAGAGCGATCGAAATCTATCGAGACCGCCTCATACTCTATGGCTGCGGTGATTTTCTGAACGACTATGAGGGGATCCGTGGTTACGAGCGCTACCGCGACGACCTGGCGTTGATGTATTTCGCCGACCTGGATCCAACCAGTGGAATCCTCCATGCGCTCAAGCTGGTTCCCATGCAGATCAAGAACTTTCGTCTCTCCATTCCATCGCGGCGCGACATCGAATGGATCCAGCAAACACTAGACAGGGAATGTCAGCCGTTCGGAACAAGGGTCATTTTTGAATCCGAACAGCAGCTTTCATGTGTCGCTCAGAGGGCAACGACCTGA